In the genome of Raphanus sativus cultivar WK10039 chromosome 4, ASM80110v3, whole genome shotgun sequence, one region contains:
- the LOC108852555 gene encoding uncharacterized protein LOC108852555 isoform X3 — protein sequence MSELLIEHYENVVATDINEAQLKRAIKHSRINYHHTPKNMSEDEMVALIGGENSIDLIVAAQAVHFFDLTTFYNVAKRVLRKEGGLIAIWVYNDIIISPEIDPIMKRLVDSTLPFRTPIMNLAFDSYKTLSFPFEGIGMGSEGKPVTLDIPHKLSLKGFIGFLRSWQPAMKAKEQGVELVNEDLINKFEEAWGDENQVKDVFYKAHMIVGKIPEVRCESEQVSEDGNKDLLHQTEVGRKQERRQPSDEESRQIKKQNTSEDDAC from the exons ATGTCGGAACTG cTTATTGAGCATTACGAGAACGTGGTGGCTACCGATATAAATGAGGCACAACTTAAACGAGCAATCAAACACTCAAGAATCAATTACCATCACACCCCAAAGAATATGTCAGAAGACGAAATGGTCGCTCTAATAGGAGGAGAGAACTCTATCGATCTCATAGTTGCTGCACAAGCTGTTCATTTTTTCGACCTAACCACATTTTACAACGTTGCAAAACGTGTACTTCGTAAGGAAGGAGGCCTAATCGCCATTTGGGTTTACAACGATATCATTATCTCGCCAGAGATCGATCCCATAATGAAGCGCCTTGTCGACTCTACACTTCCTTTTAGAACTCCTATAATGAATTTGGCATTTGATAGTTATAAAACGTTGTCGTTTCCTTTTGAGGGTATAGGGATGGGGTCAGAAGGGAAGCCTGTTACGCTAGATATTCCGCATAAACTTTCGCTTAAAGGGTTTATAGGGTTCTTGCGATCATGGCAGCCAGCCATGAAGGCCAAGGAGCAAGGAGTGGAGCTTGTGAATGAAGATCTAATAAACAAGTTTGAGGAGGCTTGGGGTGATGAAAACCAAGTTAAAGATGTTTTCTACAAGGCTCATATGATTGTTGGGAAAATTCCG GAAGTGAGATGTGAATCGGAACAAGTGTCTGAAGATGGTAACAAAGATCTTTTGCACCAAACGGAGGTTGGGAGAAAGCAAGAAAGGCGACAACCATCTGATGAAGAAAGCAGACaaattaagaaacaaaatacAAGTGAAGATGACGCATGCTAG
- the LOC108852555 gene encoding methyltransferase ptaI isoform X1: MRDKENKMAALSEKEAEAYLDARPRYPVDWYKKIAARTQDHKFAWDVGTGNGQAAIGLIEHYENVVATDINEAQLKRAIKHSRINYHHTPKNMSEDEMVALIGGENSIDLIVAAQAVHFFDLTTFYNVAKRVLRKEGGLIAIWVYNDIIISPEIDPIMKRLVDSTLPFRTPIMNLAFDSYKTLSFPFEGIGMGSEGKPVTLDIPHKLSLKGFIGFLRSWQPAMKAKEQGVELVNEDLINKFEEAWGDENQVKDVFYKAHMIVGKIPEVRCESEQVSEDGNKDLLHQTEVGRKQERRQPSDEESRQIKKQNTSEDDAC; encoded by the exons atgagagaTAAGGAAAATAAAATGGCTGCCTTATCAGAGAAAGAGGCTGAAGCTTATCTTGACGCAAGGCCGAGGTATCCAGTCGATTGGTATAAGAAGATAGCCGCACGGACACAAGACCACAAGTTTGCTTGGGATGTCGGAACTGGTAATGGTCAGGCTGCTATTGGG cTTATTGAGCATTACGAGAACGTGGTGGCTACCGATATAAATGAGGCACAACTTAAACGAGCAATCAAACACTCAAGAATCAATTACCATCACACCCCAAAGAATATGTCAGAAGACGAAATGGTCGCTCTAATAGGAGGAGAGAACTCTATCGATCTCATAGTTGCTGCACAAGCTGTTCATTTTTTCGACCTAACCACATTTTACAACGTTGCAAAACGTGTACTTCGTAAGGAAGGAGGCCTAATCGCCATTTGGGTTTACAACGATATCATTATCTCGCCAGAGATCGATCCCATAATGAAGCGCCTTGTCGACTCTACACTTCCTTTTAGAACTCCTATAATGAATTTGGCATTTGATAGTTATAAAACGTTGTCGTTTCCTTTTGAGGGTATAGGGATGGGGTCAGAAGGGAAGCCTGTTACGCTAGATATTCCGCATAAACTTTCGCTTAAAGGGTTTATAGGGTTCTTGCGATCATGGCAGCCAGCCATGAAGGCCAAGGAGCAAGGAGTGGAGCTTGTGAATGAAGATCTAATAAACAAGTTTGAGGAGGCTTGGGGTGATGAAAACCAAGTTAAAGATGTTTTCTACAAGGCTCATATGATTGTTGGGAAAATTCCG GAAGTGAGATGTGAATCGGAACAAGTGTCTGAAGATGGTAACAAAGATCTTTTGCACCAAACGGAGGTTGGGAGAAAGCAAGAAAGGCGACAACCATCTGATGAAGAAAGCAGACaaattaagaaacaaaatacAAGTGAAGATGACGCATGCTAG
- the LOC108852555 gene encoding methyltransferase pgmE isoform X2 yields the protein MRDKENKMAALSEKEAEAYLDARPRYPVDWYKKIAARTQDHKFAWDVGTGNGQAAIGLIEHYENVVATDINEAQLKRAIKHSRINYHHTPKNMSEDEMVALIGGENSIDLIVAAQAVHFFDLTTFYNVAKRVLRKEGGLIAIWVYNDIIISPEIDPIMKRLVDSTLPFRTPIMNLAFDSYKTLSFPFEGIGMGSEGKPVTLDIPHKLSLKGFIGFLRSWQPAMKAKEQGVELVNEDLINKFEEAWGDENQVKDVFYKAHMIVGKIPVSIQHGSEM from the exons atgagagaTAAGGAAAATAAAATGGCTGCCTTATCAGAGAAAGAGGCTGAAGCTTATCTTGACGCAAGGCCGAGGTATCCAGTCGATTGGTATAAGAAGATAGCCGCACGGACACAAGACCACAAGTTTGCTTGGGATGTCGGAACTGGTAATGGTCAGGCTGCTATTGGG cTTATTGAGCATTACGAGAACGTGGTGGCTACCGATATAAATGAGGCACAACTTAAACGAGCAATCAAACACTCAAGAATCAATTACCATCACACCCCAAAGAATATGTCAGAAGACGAAATGGTCGCTCTAATAGGAGGAGAGAACTCTATCGATCTCATAGTTGCTGCACAAGCTGTTCATTTTTTCGACCTAACCACATTTTACAACGTTGCAAAACGTGTACTTCGTAAGGAAGGAGGCCTAATCGCCATTTGGGTTTACAACGATATCATTATCTCGCCAGAGATCGATCCCATAATGAAGCGCCTTGTCGACTCTACACTTCCTTTTAGAACTCCTATAATGAATTTGGCATTTGATAGTTATAAAACGTTGTCGTTTCCTTTTGAGGGTATAGGGATGGGGTCAGAAGGGAAGCCTGTTACGCTAGATATTCCGCATAAACTTTCGCTTAAAGGGTTTATAGGGTTCTTGCGATCATGGCAGCCAGCCATGAAGGCCAAGGAGCAAGGAGTGGAGCTTGTGAATGAAGATCTAATAAACAAGTTTGAGGAGGCTTGGGGTGATGAAAACCAAGTTAAAGATGTTTTCTACAAGGCTCATATGATTGTTGGGAAAATTCCGGTATCCATCCAACATG GAAGTGAGATGTGA
- the LOC108855081 gene encoding cyclin-dependent kinase B1-1 has translation MEKYEKLEKVGEGTYGKVYKAVEKSTGKLVALKKTRLEIDEEGIPPTALREISLLQMLSSSLYIVRLLSVEHVLKPPSKSNLYLVFEYLDTDLKKFVDSFRKSPNPKPLGDDLIQKLMFQLCKGVAHCHSHGVLHRDLKPQNLLLVKDKELLKIADLGLGRTFTVPLKSYTHEIVTLWYRAPEVLLGSSHYSTAVDMWSVGCIFAEMVRRQALFPGDSEYQQLLHIFKLLGTPSEQQWPGVSSLRDWHVYPKWAPQDLARAVPSLSPQGVDLLTKMLKYNPAERISAKTALDHPYFDTLDKSQF, from the exons ATGGAGAAGTACGAGAAGCTAGAGAAAGTGGGGGAAGGAACCTACGGAAAAGTCTACAAAGCCGTGGAGAAATCCACGGGAAAACTCGTCGCACTCAAGAAAACGCGCCTGGAGATCGACGAGGAAGGCATCCCGCCCACCGCCCTCCGCGAGATCTCCCTCCTCCAGATGCTCTCCTCCTCCCTCTACATCGTCCGCCTCCTCTCCGTCGAGCACGTCCTCAAACCCCCCTCCAAATCCAACCTCTACCTCGTCTTCGAGTACCTCGACACCGACCTCAAGAAGTTCGTCGACTCCTTCCGCAAATCCCCCAACCCTAAACCCCTCGGCGACGATCTGATCCAGAAGCTCATGTTCCAGCTCTGCAAGGGCGTCGCGCACTGCCACAGCCACGGCGTGTTGCATCGAGATCTGAAGCCGCAGAATCTGCTGCTGGTGAAGGATAAGGAGTTGCTTAAGATCGCTGATTTGGGGCTCGGGAGGACCTTCACTGTGCCGCTTAAGTCGTATACTCATGAGATTGTGACGCTTTGGTATAGGGCTCCTGAGGTTCTTCTTGGATCCTCTCATTATTCTACTGCTGTTGATATGTGGTCTGTTGGTTGCATCTTTG CTGAGATGGTTAGGAGGCAAGCTCTCTTCCCTGGTGATTCTGAGTATCAGCAATTGCTTCATATCTTCAA ATTGCTAGGAACACCAAGTGAGCAGCAGTGGCCTGGTGTTTCATCTCTGCGTGACTGGCATGTCTACCCAAAGTGGGCGCCGCAAGACTTAGCACGTGCTGTTCCATCTCTTTCCCCTCAAGGAGTTGATCTTCTCACG AAAATGCTCAAGTACAATCCTGCTGAAAGAATTTCAGCAAAGACAGCACTTGATCACCCTTACTTTGACACCCTTGACAAATCCCAGTTCTGA
- the LOC108851773 gene encoding FKBP12-interacting protein of 37 kDa isoform X1, translated as MDGDHSASNATRVSGNKRKFGDHEHDVSVSKKSCTECVAIVSSTIESLVVFKDELASIRTLLSGSFDKLKDELASLFFDSFQSVKDELASCQNELDKWKSAFKKESFVPARKSPEPQHVIDYIQTLRSSDKYLKEELEIAQMKLAIRDLKAQLKPESEKLTDGDTEVHDEQQQQGSTPSGPSRNVAYLEEELRAANARIAELNEYQEVELKEMVKQLEYYRNLGKLILDKFPDLVPPQPAPEDNNDQR; from the exons ATGGACGGAGACCATTCCGCTTCAAATGCAACTAGGGTTTCAggtaacaaaagaaaatttggtGACCATGAACATGATGTCTCCGTTTCAAAGAAG AGTTGTACTGAATGTGTAGCAATCGTTTCATCAACCATCGAGAG tctTGTGGTTTTTAAAGACGAGCTTGCTTCAATTCGAACATTGCTCTCTGGCAGTTTTGATAAACTTAAAGACGAGCTTGCTTCATTGTTCTTTGACAGTTTCCAGAGTGTTAAAGACGAGCTTGCTTCATGTCAA AATGAGCTTGATAAGTGGAAGTCAGCGTTTAAAAAGGAGTCCTTTGTACCCGCTAGAAAATCTCCTG AACCTCAACATGTGATTGACTACATCCAAACTCTAAGATCTTCCGACAAGTATTTGAAAGAAGAG TTGGAAATTGCACAAATGAAA TTAGCTATCCGTGATCTGAAAGCTCAACTCAAGCCAGAGTCAGAGAAG CTAACAGATGGGGATACAGAAGTCCACGACGAGCAGCAGCAGCAAGGATCGACTCCTTCTGGTCCGTCACGCAACGTGGCATATCTTGAG GAAGAGCTGAGGGCAGCAAATGCGAGGATCGCAGAGTTGAATGAGTATCAGGAGGTGGAGTTGAAGGAGATGGTGAAGCAGTTGGAGTATTATCGCAACTTGGGCAAGTTGATACTTGACAAATTCCCAGACTTGGTTCCTCCACAACCTGCACCAGAGGATAACAATGATCAGAGATAA
- the LOC108851773 gene encoding FKBP12-interacting protein of 37 kDa isoform X2 — MDGDHSASNATRVSGNKRKFGDHEHDVSVSKKSCTECVAIVSSTIESFQSVKDELASCQNELDKWKSAFKKESFVPARKSPEPQHVIDYIQTLRSSDKYLKEELEIAQMKLAIRDLKAQLKPESEKLTDGDTEVHDEQQQQGSTPSGPSRNVAYLEEELRAANARIAELNEYQEVELKEMVKQLEYYRNLGKLILDKFPDLVPPQPAPEDNNDQR, encoded by the exons ATGGACGGAGACCATTCCGCTTCAAATGCAACTAGGGTTTCAggtaacaaaagaaaatttggtGACCATGAACATGATGTCTCCGTTTCAAAGAAG AGTTGTACTGAATGTGTAGCAATCGTTTCATCAACCATCGAGAG TTTCCAGAGTGTTAAAGACGAGCTTGCTTCATGTCAA AATGAGCTTGATAAGTGGAAGTCAGCGTTTAAAAAGGAGTCCTTTGTACCCGCTAGAAAATCTCCTG AACCTCAACATGTGATTGACTACATCCAAACTCTAAGATCTTCCGACAAGTATTTGAAAGAAGAG TTGGAAATTGCACAAATGAAA TTAGCTATCCGTGATCTGAAAGCTCAACTCAAGCCAGAGTCAGAGAAG CTAACAGATGGGGATACAGAAGTCCACGACGAGCAGCAGCAGCAAGGATCGACTCCTTCTGGTCCGTCACGCAACGTGGCATATCTTGAG GAAGAGCTGAGGGCAGCAAATGCGAGGATCGCAGAGTTGAATGAGTATCAGGAGGTGGAGTTGAAGGAGATGGTGAAGCAGTTGGAGTATTATCGCAACTTGGGCAAGTTGATACTTGACAAATTCCCAGACTTGGTTCCTCCACAACCTGCACCAGAGGATAACAATGATCAGAGATAA